The Algoriphagus sanaruensis genome window below encodes:
- a CDS encoding hemerythrin domain-containing protein, which produces MQANRDFGKISVGDLVSENYVFAAVLHYFGISFYQYPTDSLDKVCRKHKVNPNQLIDQLESWAQEREPSLEELYLNPIELLVAYLKKKHYFFVRQELPFLSNMVSGIQPDPEFTQLLADMKIMFPMFVQDFIHHIHEEESRLFKRIELLQDIEDGQFNIQDALTILEKNPVHELADQHEAHDDEMEGIRKLTKDYHLEASAPLAMKVLYHELQNFERELSIHAKIEDELLFPKAVQLEKEALRKIRKLIQTN; this is translated from the coding sequence ATGCAAGCCAATCGGGATTTTGGAAAAATATCTGTCGGAGATCTAGTATCTGAAAACTATGTCTTTGCGGCTGTTTTACACTATTTCGGGATAAGTTTTTATCAATATCCTACCGATTCTTTAGACAAAGTTTGTCGGAAGCATAAGGTAAATCCCAACCAACTGATCGATCAACTGGAAAGCTGGGCCCAAGAAAGGGAACCTTCTTTGGAGGAATTGTACCTAAACCCGATTGAACTTCTCGTGGCCTATCTCAAAAAGAAGCACTATTTCTTTGTAAGGCAGGAACTCCCCTTTCTATCAAATATGGTCTCAGGAATCCAACCTGACCCTGAATTCACTCAACTTTTGGCAGACATGAAAATCATGTTTCCGATGTTTGTGCAAGATTTCATTCACCATATTCATGAGGAAGAAAGTCGGCTTTTCAAGCGAATTGAACTTCTTCAGGATATTGAGGATGGACAGTTTAATATTCAGGACGCCCTAACTATTCTCGAAAAAAATCCGGTCCATGAACTTGCCGACCAGCACGAGGCGCATGATGATGAGATGGAGGGCATCCGAAAACTCACCAAAGATTACCACCTAGAAGCCAGCGCTCCTTTAGCGATGAAAGTCCTCTACCATGAGCTTCAAAATTTTGAGCGAGAACTTTCCATTCATGCGAAAATCGAGGATGAATTGCTTTTTCCAAAAGCAGTCCAACTTGAAAAAGAGGCTTTACGAAAAATTAGAAAATTAATACAGACCAACTGA
- a CDS encoding nitroreductase family protein, translating to MIESKTEVKEGVDFFELVNERRSVRIFDPSIAIPEEVMVECLEAAILSPNSSNLQLYNFIRVPSSSSFKDKLADLCMGQKAAKTAQELVVVVARRDLWKSRAKANYDYIKASYAGKPDKKLNQALGYYGNLIPKLYRKFPGWSQIKQLIAWWIGNRRPMVREVSETDVRISVHKSASLASMTFMLALKSCGFDTCPMEGFDSKRVKKLLDLPKEAEICMVIGCGKGTTEGIYGKRFRVPSDQLYKTV from the coding sequence ATGATTGAGTCAAAAACAGAGGTGAAAGAAGGTGTAGATTTTTTTGAGCTAGTCAATGAAAGGCGGTCTGTACGGATTTTTGACCCGTCAATTGCAATCCCCGAAGAGGTGATGGTGGAATGCCTTGAGGCAGCAATCCTTTCTCCAAATAGTTCCAATCTTCAACTCTACAATTTCATTCGGGTACCGAGTAGCTCATCCTTTAAAGACAAACTCGCCGATCTCTGCATGGGGCAAAAAGCCGCAAAAACAGCCCAAGAACTGGTAGTTGTCGTAGCTCGCCGAGACCTCTGGAAATCCCGTGCGAAAGCAAATTACGATTACATCAAAGCTTCTTATGCCGGCAAACCCGATAAAAAATTAAATCAAGCATTGGGCTATTACGGGAATTTAATTCCAAAACTTTACCGGAAATTCCCTGGCTGGTCGCAGATCAAGCAGCTAATTGCATGGTGGATTGGGAACCGAAGACCAATGGTCCGTGAAGTCAGCGAAACTGATGTGCGGATTTCTGTTCACAAAAGCGCTTCCTTGGCGAGTATGACTTTTATGCTCGCTCTAAAATCTTGTGGATTTGACACATGCCCGATGGAAGGGTTTGATTCGAAGCGGGTCAAAAAACTGCTGGACCTCCCGAAAGAAGCTGAAATCTGTATGGTCATCGGTTGCGGTAAAGGAACCACGGAGGGGATTTATGGAAAAAGATTCCGAGTTCCCTCGGACCAACTTTACAAAACGGTGTAA
- a CDS encoding PAS domain S-box protein: MSEDSIHKHILAELPVCILTLDKDFLVTYSNPSSRSVLGIESGEAIGKLFFDLIPEFEKIKIEFLYRNLSFVLAKHTNFHYSADFNYKINHTIFTNEQGISVILEKERYKYTPSKDESENKFKHLLDGLPGGILVVDRQYLKAAFSNRVFQQWLGVAEEEILRMTISELFEKQDRDLLSKELSKIAAVQRRKIGPLNLLAEDSTKIPVEITMVETEWNHRPCHCLFLTDYRNQAESDRIQAEYQKYEQIFNELAINFINIPTDQLMDSIEEALGIAGRLSNSDRAYTLILEKESNNLLLQFTWVEEGIPSFKEEIKFIPLDLLRPIQDELLKNKFISLTHTKEFPDNHPFKNLLTLFKIQDMVMVPIMDNQNLLGITGFAKVSKDIPYTESELIPIQIVSEIISNTLVKKATETLLKESEEENRKVFQNLSTGIIYQDRTGKIIKANPSSLHLLGLSFEEIQHGVIQNPSWQAFSVNGEKINSLQQVSQRCFDTGLPIVKEIITITRPYSTRPIWLSVDAIPEFLPDQVQAHRVFISLNDITERIEAESNLEKNIKLLEAIVENSHSAIFVKDTDSRYIMVNRRWEIVTGFSREEVIGRKLEEYLDPKLAEKYTRNDEDILIHGKTTFTEESLEQAETNGIKSQIQYFLSIKFPYRNGKGEIIGMCGIATDITAVKEASLMVEEREANLNGILESVSENIWSVDKDLNILFTNQLFFNEFFRSYGVELLKGQNILTSIPVPSERKKWEKRYHEVMASRKTLQFNDVIPTPQKTYYLEVVMYPIVINDQLEGISVFSKDITEKIALEESSALYSSLFESATNEIYLISTDTKTIQKANKAALLNTGYSWEEIQNFSIDHLINTEDQQNISTALNKVIEEKNATEFIEFNILRKDRTTYAAEALIQHFHYEGKDFISAFVTDISERKKTQLALRESELRFSQIFKENVTPMLLIDPHTGNVEDANPSASTYYGYDIDTFKTKNLLDVNYTFVQSPEEMMEATKQVIGTGKGKFLFNHKLKSGEIRSVEVFCSKITINNKELVHEIIQDVTDRTNYFNALVKQNEALKEIAWIQSHIVRAPLAKIMGLVQLLQEEKEGDDYSFEFILQAILNASKELDKVILDISEKSNDAKHLFE, translated from the coding sequence ATGTCGGAAGACTCCATTCATAAGCACATTTTGGCAGAATTACCAGTCTGTATCCTCACCTTGGATAAGGACTTCCTTGTAACCTATAGTAACCCCTCCTCCCGAAGTGTCTTAGGAATTGAATCAGGGGAAGCCATAGGAAAACTATTTTTTGACTTGATCCCAGAATTCGAAAAAATTAAGATTGAGTTTCTCTATCGAAACCTCAGCTTTGTCTTAGCAAAACATACAAATTTCCATTATAGCGCGGACTTTAATTACAAAATCAATCATACGATCTTCACCAATGAACAGGGGATTTCGGTGATTCTTGAAAAGGAACGATACAAATACACTCCAAGCAAAGACGAATCAGAAAACAAATTCAAACACCTCTTGGACGGATTGCCAGGTGGAATTTTGGTAGTGGATCGGCAATACCTCAAAGCGGCATTCTCAAATCGAGTCTTTCAGCAGTGGCTTGGTGTAGCCGAAGAGGAAATTCTTCGTATGACCATTTCAGAGTTATTTGAAAAACAGGACAGGGATTTACTTTCTAAAGAACTTTCCAAGATCGCAGCAGTACAGCGAAGAAAAATAGGTCCACTTAATCTATTGGCTGAAGACTCCACCAAAATCCCTGTGGAAATTACCATGGTGGAAACTGAATGGAATCACCGACCCTGCCATTGTCTTTTCTTAACAGATTATCGTAACCAAGCTGAATCCGATCGTATTCAAGCTGAATACCAGAAATACGAGCAAATCTTCAACGAACTCGCGATCAACTTTATCAATATCCCAACAGACCAATTAATGGATTCCATCGAGGAGGCCTTGGGTATTGCAGGACGATTAAGCAATTCTGACCGTGCCTACACCTTAATCCTTGAAAAGGAATCAAATAATCTTCTACTTCAATTCACTTGGGTGGAAGAAGGTATTCCATCCTTTAAGGAGGAAATAAAATTTATTCCTCTTGACCTTCTTCGGCCTATTCAGGATGAATTACTAAAAAACAAATTCATCAGTCTTACTCACACTAAAGAGTTCCCCGACAACCATCCATTCAAAAATTTACTGACTTTATTCAAAATCCAAGACATGGTGATGGTGCCTATCATGGACAACCAAAACCTTCTTGGAATAACAGGATTCGCCAAAGTCAGTAAAGATATTCCCTACACCGAATCTGAATTAATACCGATTCAGATCGTTTCGGAAATCATTTCGAATACACTCGTCAAAAAAGCAACAGAAACGCTGCTCAAAGAAAGTGAAGAAGAAAATCGGAAAGTATTTCAGAATCTTTCCACCGGGATCATTTACCAAGATCGAACTGGCAAAATCATCAAAGCAAACCCTTCATCCTTACACCTACTGGGATTGAGCTTTGAAGAAATTCAACATGGAGTAATCCAAAATCCATCTTGGCAGGCATTTTCGGTTAATGGAGAAAAAATCAATTCCTTACAACAAGTTTCACAGCGATGTTTTGATACGGGATTACCCATTGTAAAGGAGATTATCACCATTACTAGACCTTATAGCACAAGACCTATTTGGTTGAGCGTGGACGCTATCCCTGAATTTCTACCTGACCAGGTTCAGGCGCATCGGGTCTTTATTTCCCTCAATGACATCACAGAACGCATCGAAGCGGAGTCCAATTTGGAGAAAAATATCAAGCTGTTGGAGGCCATTGTAGAGAATAGTCACTCGGCGATTTTTGTCAAGGACACGGATTCGAGATACATCATGGTCAATCGCCGCTGGGAAATTGTCACTGGATTTTCGAGAGAGGAAGTTATCGGAAGAAAACTCGAGGAATATCTTGATCCAAAACTTGCAGAAAAATATACCCGGAATGATGAGGATATTCTTATCCATGGAAAGACCACTTTTACAGAAGAATCCTTAGAACAGGCAGAAACTAACGGCATTAAGAGTCAAATCCAGTATTTCCTTTCCATCAAATTCCCATATCGAAATGGAAAAGGCGAAATAATTGGAATGTGTGGAATTGCTACTGATATCACGGCTGTCAAGGAGGCTTCTTTGATGGTTGAGGAGCGAGAAGCTAATCTTAATGGCATTCTAGAAAGTGTGAGTGAGAACATTTGGTCAGTAGACAAAGACCTCAATATCCTTTTCACCAATCAACTTTTCTTCAATGAGTTTTTCAGAAGTTATGGAGTCGAACTGCTAAAAGGTCAAAATATTCTTACCTCAATTCCAGTTCCTTCGGAGCGAAAAAAATGGGAAAAGAGATACCATGAGGTGATGGCCTCTCGTAAAACCCTACAATTTAATGATGTAATCCCTACGCCTCAAAAAACATACTACCTAGAGGTAGTCATGTATCCAATTGTCATCAATGACCAATTAGAAGGAATTTCAGTTTTTAGCAAGGATATCACTGAGAAAATCGCTTTGGAAGAATCCTCTGCCTTATATTCGAGTTTGTTTGAAAGTGCAACTAACGAAATCTATTTAATCTCTACCGATACCAAAACAATTCAAAAAGCCAATAAAGCGGCTCTTCTAAATACAGGGTATTCTTGGGAAGAAATCCAGAACTTCTCAATTGATCACTTAATCAATACTGAGGATCAACAAAATATTTCAACTGCGCTGAATAAAGTAATAGAGGAGAAAAATGCCACTGAGTTTATTGAATTTAATATTCTTCGCAAAGACCGTACGACCTATGCGGCAGAGGCATTGATCCAGCACTTTCACTACGAGGGAAAGGACTTTATTTCTGCATTCGTGACCGATATTTCAGAACGGAAGAAAACCCAGCTCGCACTACGGGAAAGCGAACTTCGATTCTCTCAGATTTTCAAGGAAAATGTGACTCCGATGCTCCTGATAGATCCCCATACAGGCAACGTAGAGGATGCAAACCCATCCGCATCTACCTACTATGGGTATGATATAGATACTTTCAAGACCAAAAATCTCCTCGACGTTAATTACACTTTCGTTCAAAGCCCTGAGGAGATGATGGAAGCTACCAAGCAGGTAATAGGAACAGGAAAAGGCAAATTCCTATTTAATCATAAGCTCAAGTCCGGCGAAATTCGAAGCGTGGAAGTCTTCTGCAGTAAAATCACCATCAATAACAAAGAGCTTGTCCATGAGATCATTCAGGACGTAACCGACCGAACCAATTATTTCAATGCCCTTGTAAAACAAAACGAGGCTTTGAAGGAAATTGCATGGATTCAATCGCATATCGTTCGGGCGCCTCTGGCGAAAATCATGGGACTGGTTCAACTCCTTCAGGAAGAAAAAGAAGGGGATGACTATTCCTTCGAGTTTATTTTACAGGCGATTTTAAATGCCTCCAAAGAATTGGACAAAGTGATTTTGGATATCAGTGAGAAATCCAACGATGCTAAGCACCTTTTCGAATAA
- a CDS encoding VOC family protein, which yields MQSQLLIKQNHLAIHVKDLNRSVKFYGEVLGFTQLEEPFKDGLHAWFEVGGGVSIHLIEELDLAPPAEKSKTNHLCFTVTDLNLFIKKLQFAGFSFENWAGKKGEIHVRPDGIRQIFFTDPDGYWLEVNDDWKV from the coding sequence ATGCAATCTCAATTACTCATCAAGCAAAATCATCTTGCGATACACGTTAAGGACTTAAATCGATCCGTAAAATTTTATGGTGAGGTGTTGGGATTTACGCAACTCGAGGAACCTTTCAAAGATGGACTTCATGCCTGGTTTGAGGTTGGAGGAGGCGTTTCTATACATTTGATTGAGGAATTGGATTTGGCGCCTCCAGCTGAAAAATCAAAGACCAATCACCTTTGCTTTACGGTCACGGATTTGAATCTATTTATCAAAAAGCTGCAGTTTGCAGGGTTTAGTTTTGAAAATTGGGCTGGAAAAAAAGGCGAAATCCATGTGAGACCTGATGGCATCAGGCAGATTTTCTTTACCGATCCAGATGGCTATTGGCTTGAGGTAAACGATGATTGGAAGGTTTAG
- the def gene encoding peptide deformylase, whose amino-acid sequence MIYPIVAYGNPVLKREAEDIPEGTDINQLIQDMYATMDHASGVGLAAPQINQGIRLFVIDSTLMLDEEDEEKGIRRAFINPIILDEYGDNFGFEEGCLSIPDVRAEIIRPEKLTIEYYDENWNLKEEEFSGMTARVIQHEYDHLEGILFIDYLKGLKKRLIQSKLIDISKGKIPTDYRMIYPLK is encoded by the coding sequence ATGATTTATCCAATTGTAGCCTACGGCAATCCTGTGCTAAAACGAGAGGCAGAAGATATCCCCGAAGGCACTGATATTAATCAACTGATCCAAGATATGTATGCGACCATGGATCATGCCAGTGGCGTGGGACTTGCCGCTCCCCAAATCAATCAAGGAATCCGACTTTTTGTAATTGACAGCACCTTGATGCTTGATGAGGAGGATGAAGAAAAAGGAATCCGACGTGCATTTATCAATCCAATCATTCTTGATGAATACGGCGACAATTTTGGCTTTGAGGAAGGATGCCTCAGCATACCTGATGTCCGAGCAGAAATTATTCGTCCTGAAAAACTCACGATTGAATATTACGATGAGAACTGGAATCTAAAGGAAGAGGAATTCTCGGGAATGACTGCTCGAGTGATTCAGCATGAATACGACCATTTAGAAGGAATCCTGTTCATTGATTATTTAAAGGGATTGAAAAAACGACTCATTCAATCCAAGTTGATCGATATCAGCAAAGGAAAAATCCCCACCGATTACCGAATGATCTATCCCCTCAAGTAA
- the ruvX gene encoding Holliday junction resolvase RuvX, with amino-acid sequence MPRVLAIDLGTKRTGLAVTDPLQITANPLETIETSQLLPFLKNYCSKEEVATLVIGLPTRLNGQENEMTPRVYQLKQELEKVFPEKRIELIDERFTSKMAMQTLIAMGTKKKDRKEKAGNLDKVSAAIILQSYLERQ; translated from the coding sequence ATGCCCAGAGTATTAGCCATAGATCTGGGAACTAAGCGTACGGGCTTAGCTGTTACAGACCCGTTGCAGATTACTGCAAATCCCTTGGAAACCATTGAAACTTCCCAGCTCCTTCCTTTCCTTAAAAACTATTGTAGCAAAGAAGAGGTGGCAACCTTAGTGATCGGATTACCGACTCGACTCAATGGCCAAGAAAACGAAATGACCCCAAGAGTCTACCAACTTAAACAAGAACTCGAAAAGGTTTTTCCTGAAAAACGAATTGAACTGATCGATGAACGGTTTACTTCCAAAATGGCCATGCAAACTCTGATTGCCATGGGCACCAAAAAGAAAGACCGCAAAGAAAAAGCTGGCAACCTGGACAAAGTTTCGGCAGCCATTATTTTACAATCCTATTTAGAAAGACAATGA
- a CDS encoding amidohydrolase, with protein sequence MEKSSNLSIALVQTDLYWQDKIANLAMLEEKIWSLNQKVDLILLPEMFPTGFSMEAKKLAEPMNLHIHKWMKQVAAQTGAVIAGSAIIQEAGNYYNRLLWVEPDGSTQQYDKRHLFRMAEEHQTFSMGTKLPIFALRGWHICPQICYDLRFPVWSRNGWEDDRPGYDVVFYVASWPAARASAWDTLLPARAIENLAYSIGVNRVGTDGNGINYNGHSAVYNYKGDRLLDLEEKDQIQIIQLDGKALDEFRAKFPAWKDADEFTIR encoded by the coding sequence ATGGAAAAAAGCTCCAATCTCAGCATTGCTTTGGTCCAGACAGACCTCTATTGGCAAGATAAAATTGCCAATTTGGCGATGCTAGAAGAAAAAATATGGAGCCTCAACCAGAAGGTTGACTTGATTCTTTTGCCGGAAATGTTTCCAACAGGATTTTCGATGGAAGCAAAAAAGCTTGCTGAACCCATGAATCTTCATATTCACAAATGGATGAAACAAGTGGCTGCACAAACCGGAGCAGTGATCGCTGGAAGTGCAATTATTCAAGAAGCTGGTAACTACTACAATCGCTTACTTTGGGTGGAGCCTGATGGTAGCACGCAGCAGTATGACAAGCGGCACCTATTTCGAATGGCCGAAGAGCATCAAACTTTTTCCATGGGGACCAAATTGCCCATTTTCGCACTGAGAGGCTGGCATATTTGTCCTCAAATCTGTTACGATCTCAGATTTCCCGTTTGGTCTAGGAATGGTTGGGAGGATGATCGACCTGGTTATGACGTGGTTTTTTATGTGGCATCCTGGCCTGCTGCACGCGCCTCAGCTTGGGACACCTTACTTCCCGCCCGAGCTATTGAAAATCTCGCCTATTCCATTGGAGTAAACCGGGTTGGAACCGATGGAAATGGGATCAATTACAACGGCCACAGTGCGGTCTACAATTACAAAGGAGACCGCCTTCTTGATCTTGAAGAAAAGGACCAAATTCAGATCATCCAACTAGACGGGAAAGCATTGGACGAATTCAGAGCCAAATTTCCAGCTTGGAAAGATGCAGATGAGTTTACTATCCGCTAA
- a CDS encoding S41 family peptidase: protein MSQTKNTKSQIRLPILLALSISAGIWIGATFAEPKGNQNDLRAALYKLQEIMTYINRDYVDSVNTNELVEYGINKMLEHLDPHSSYIPARDASLAQSQLEGEFDGIGVEFGIIRDTIYVVAPLTGGPSEALGIQSGDQIIRVDGKTVAGIGITNRDVFDYLRGPRGSKVMVDIKRKNNPDLISYEITRDKIPQYSINASYMVTNEIGYIKVTRFAATTYEEFKNSVNQLKSEGMKKLIIDLQGNPGGYMGAAINMADELLGDRDLIVSQEGKVSQYSQKAFAFRPGMFEEGSVIVLINEGSASASEILAGAIQDNDRGLIVGRRSFGKGLVQMPIDLSDGAELRLTIARYFTPSGRSIQKPYDENYEAYERDWVNRYEHGEFFSADSIKFNDSLKYETKKGRTVYGGGGIMPDYFVPLDTTMNSAYVSRLFNSDSSREFILDFVNKNKGSFTGMTLQQYYDSYRVSDAMLMDLVEYGKKNKVEFDAKDFNKSKEYLRILVKAHLGRQIYDDNAFYKVINDINEVYQQALNLFDEADRIASASNLKAIAQN, encoded by the coding sequence GTGAGTCAAACCAAAAATACAAAGTCACAAATCCGCCTTCCAATCCTTCTTGCGTTGTCAATTTCTGCTGGGATCTGGATCGGGGCCACATTTGCCGAGCCAAAAGGGAATCAAAATGATCTTCGAGCCGCTTTATATAAGCTTCAAGAAATCATGACCTATATCAACCGCGACTACGTGGATAGTGTAAACACCAATGAATTGGTGGAATATGGGATCAATAAAATGTTGGAGCATTTGGATCCTCATTCTAGCTATATCCCAGCCCGCGATGCTTCTCTTGCTCAGTCTCAACTGGAAGGGGAGTTTGATGGGATCGGAGTGGAATTTGGAATTATTCGTGACACGATTTATGTCGTAGCGCCATTGACCGGAGGACCTTCTGAAGCATTGGGCATTCAGTCAGGGGATCAGATCATTCGGGTAGATGGAAAAACAGTGGCAGGAATTGGCATTACCAATCGTGATGTCTTTGATTATCTCCGTGGACCGAGAGGTTCTAAAGTGATGGTGGATATCAAGCGAAAGAATAATCCTGACTTGATCAGTTACGAAATCACCAGAGATAAAATCCCACAGTATAGCATCAATGCGTCTTACATGGTTACCAATGAAATTGGTTATATCAAAGTGACGCGATTTGCAGCGACCACCTATGAGGAATTCAAGAATTCCGTAAACCAATTGAAGTCCGAAGGAATGAAGAAGCTGATCATCGATCTTCAAGGTAATCCGGGTGGCTATATGGGAGCGGCAATTAATATGGCCGACGAACTTTTGGGAGACCGGGATTTGATCGTGTCTCAAGAAGGAAAAGTAAGTCAATACAGCCAAAAAGCCTTTGCTTTCCGTCCAGGGATGTTTGAGGAAGGCTCAGTGATTGTCTTGATTAATGAAGGTTCTGCTTCTGCTTCTGAAATTTTGGCAGGAGCTATTCAGGATAATGATCGAGGCTTAATTGTGGGTCGTCGCTCCTTTGGAAAAGGATTGGTTCAAATGCCAATTGATTTGTCTGACGGTGCAGAATTGCGGTTGACCATAGCTCGATATTTCACTCCTTCTGGGCGATCCATCCAAAAGCCATACGATGAAAATTATGAAGCCTATGAGCGTGATTGGGTGAATCGCTACGAGCATGGAGAATTTTTCTCTGCTGATAGCATCAAGTTCAATGACAGTTTGAAGTACGAGACTAAGAAAGGAAGAACCGTATATGGTGGTGGAGGAATTATGCCGGACTATTTTGTTCCATTGGACACGACCATGAATTCGGCTTATGTTTCTCGTTTATTTAACTCCGACTCATCTCGAGAATTTATCTTGGATTTTGTCAATAAAAACAAGGGAAGTTTCACTGGGATGACTTTGCAGCAATACTATGATAGCTATCGGGTCAGCGATGCCATGTTGATGGACTTGGTGGAATACGGCAAAAAAAACAAAGTGGAATTTGATGCCAAGGATTTCAATAAGTCCAAGGAATATCTGAGAATCCTAGTGAAAGCCCATTTAGGCAGACAGATTTATGATGACAATGCTTTCTACAAAGTGATCAACGACATCAACGAGGTCTATCAGCAGGCTTTGAATTTGTTTGACGAAGCTGACCGAATCGCTTCAGCATCAAATCTAAAAGCGATTGCTCAAAACTGA